In the Silurus meridionalis isolate SWU-2019-XX chromosome 6, ASM1480568v1, whole genome shotgun sequence genome, one interval contains:
- the LOC124386978 gene encoding uncharacterized protein LOC124386978 produces the protein MWRHQRQSETTLIFISKAGVESADISIKPEETTLSVTEGSNITLSCTYTGSVYSLHWYQQKPGSRPEFLLLIDERIERVTEAQPPHPRDSMADSIDPLYTHKAVDEGDNVTLSCRYEITAKTFIMFTVIFMCLWLSLGDSMADSIKPLFTHEFVDEGDDVTLSCKYETSNTGTVLHWYRQHPKSKPVFLLYTDLFGGKTKPMPPRLDAEVNKTNKEVDLIISSAAVSDSALYYCMFPPPT, from the exons atgTGGAGACATCAGAGACAATCAGAGACAACCctgatatttatttctaaagctggag TAGAATCTGCTGATATCAGCATTAAACCAGAAGAAACCACTTTATCTGTAACTGAAGGCAgcaacatcacactgtcctgcacataTACTGGATCAGTTTACAGTCTtcactggtatcaacaaaaacctGGATCAAGACCAGAGTTTCTGCTGCTGATTGATGAAAGAATTGAACGTGTCACAGAAGCTCAACCACCTCATCCAC gtgactccatggcagattcaatagatCCACTTTATACTCATAaagctgtagatgaaggtgataatgttactctgtcctgcagataTGAAATCACTG cTAAAaccttcatcatgttcactgttatattcatgtgtctgtggctttcactag gtgactccatggcagattcaataaaGCCACTTTTCACTCATGAatttgtagatgaaggtgatgatgttactctgtcctgtaAATACGAAACAAGTAATACAGGCACCGTCCtacactggtacagacaacatccaaaatctaaacctgtGTTCCTTCTTTACACTGATCTGTTTGGGGGAAAAACTAAGCCCATGCCACCACGTCTGGATGCTGAagttaataaaactaataaagaagtggatctgatcatctcctctgctgctgtatcagactctgctctatactactgt ATGTTTCCTCCACCAACCTAA